Proteins found in one Megachile rotundata isolate GNS110a chromosome 14, iyMegRotu1, whole genome shotgun sequence genomic segment:
- the LOC100877974 gene encoding guanine nucleotide exchange factor DBS isoform X5 codes for MYRVAGEEDVESMTGEIENGDLAIRDVADLLQSQYAIIAGGKTREGCPIITFPDNGNFHNLSDLDYQRLMLYLTSVPTLQEADLGFHLIIDRRNDKWNSVKTVLLKISGFFPGLVHVAYVLRPAGFLQKAISEVSNKLFREDFKFRVIFLANVAELHEFIDKDQLTEQLSGSLPYCHHTWIQNRISLEKFSSMTQDVSLALDSFTRRLAEIEFPNNTIATTSLLSQQQVEYNELKEEILSAARHGEALLDSVRQLTGKGTADRLGNVAAIERLLVQLEETERTFDLFWSHHSSRLRHCLALRQFEADFRELQATLDQHLKTIEEMTEVGETQARVEQLLCDTSAFQRICRGDIERAEEVISAGQQLLSGRHLCPTDVVEPKCVELQRICTILSQRLERRLHMLTKCRELMERIDKANAWCTRGIELLASQNNTTPADQALQDLQELIEAAEEFHHPRCIFQDSIMPETKALITQVLQRIEDVSLMCDKRIMTLKQQLIKPTRPVQTVTPEPVKPLQSLPQIVKPGRILKKANTMPKMEMSPIEGESSSPESESKDVEALRLKRGHVLAELVETERIYVAELGSIIKGYKMELTNEAMTHLVPAALVGKGDILFGNLEDIYIFHGETFLRDLENCISNTELVALCFVQRRDVFFRLYSYYCQNIPRSEKLREQIQNEPQFLATCQQRLGHKLPLAAYLLKPVQRITKYQLLLKDLLKYSEEPSCCTELQEALDCMLVVLKCVNDSMHQTAITGFAEDLNAQGELLLQGSFSVWSSSKRERLLRLKPSQRHIFLYEKALIFCKHSKPQAHNKATYHFKRYLKMSQIGLTESVKGDARRFEIWLQGRAEVHTIQAPTIDIKQSWVRQIKGVLMSQLAELKGKQNSALGKTNHKPLRQTISWEAQGSVSGSLRTLSVDGSSVVGNITDLLQSTEDDVAWSSENSNTDDEDAFSENPGPAPGGRYIALADYCAVGQSEVTMREGDNLELLKVGCAGWWFVKLIGTGIEGWAPAAYLEPINRKTSRSSQSVNSQETI; via the exons ATGTATCGAGTAGCGGGAGAAG AAGATGTAGAGAGTATGACTGGTGAAATTGAAAATGGGGATTTGGCAATTAGAGATGTTGCAGACCTTCTCCAATCACAGTATGCTATAATAGcag GAGGGAAAACTCGAGAGGGTTGTCCTATAATTACGTTTCCTGATAATggcaattttcataatttatctgATTTGGATTATCAACGTCTCATGCTATATCTTACTTCTGTGCCAAC GTTACAGGAAGCTGATCTTggatttcatttaataattgataGAAGAAATGATAAATGGAACTCTGTAAAAACTGTGTTATTAAAAATCTCT GGATTTTTTCCTGGTTTAGTTCATGTTGCATACGTTTTACGTCCAGCTGGATTTTTACAGAAAGCTATTTCAGAAgtatcaaataaattatttagagaAGACTTTAAATTTAGAGTTATATTTTTAGCAAATGTTGCTGAGCTACATGAATTTATAGATAAAGATCAGTTAACTGAACAACTTAGTGGCAGTTTACCATACTGTCACCACACCTGGATACAAAATAGAATT AGTTTGGAAAAATTTTCATCAATGACACAAGACGTATCGCTCGCGTTGGATTCTTTTACACGGCGATTAGCCGAAATTGAATTTCCTAACAATACTATTGCAACTACATCTTTATTATCTCAACAACAAGTTGAATATAATGAATTAAAGGAAGAAATTCTTAGTGCTGCAAGACATGGTGAAGCACTTTTGGACAGTGTACGACAACTAACTGGTAAAGGAACAGCTGATAGATTAGGAAATGTGGCAGCAATAGAACG attactTGTTCAATTAGAAGAAACAGAACGAACTTTTGATTTGTTTTGGTCACATCATAGCTCTCGTTTGAGACATTGTCTAGCTTTAAGACAATTTGAAGCTGATTTTAGGGAGTTGCAAGCAACATTGGATCAACATTTAAAAACCATAGAAGAAATGACAGAAGTGGGAGAAACTCAAGCTAGGGTTGAACAGTTACTTTGTGACACATCAGCATTCCAAAGAATATGCAGA ggAGATATAGAACGAGCAGAAGAAGTAATATCTGCTGGCCAACAATTGCTATCTGGGAGGCATCTATGTCCTACAGATGTTGTGGAACCTAAGTGTGTGGAGTTACAAAGAATTTGTACTATTTTAAGTCAAAGACTGGAGAGACGGTTACATATGTTAACCAAATGCAGAGAACTTATGGAACGTATAGACAAG GCAAATGCATGGTGTACGCGTGGAATAGAATTGCTTGCATCACAAAACAATACAACACCAGCTGATCAAGCACTTCAAGATTTACAAGAATTAATTGAAGCTGCAGAGGAATTTCATCATCCTAGATGTATTTTTCAAGATTCTATAATGCCTGAAACTAAAGCTCTTATTACTCAA GTTTTACAAAGAATAGAAGATGTGTCTTTGATGTGTGATAAAAGAATCATGACATTAAAACAACAATTGATTAAACCTACAAGACCGGTTCAAACTGTAACTCCTGAACCAGTTAAGCCATTACAATCACTGCCCCAAATTGTAAAACCCGGTAGAATTCTTAAAAAAGCTAACACTATGCCGAAG ATGGAGATGAGTCCCATAGAAGGAGAATCTTCATCGCCAGAAAGTGAATCTAAAGATGTAGAAGCTTTACGGTTAAAACGCGGACATGTTTTAGCGGAACTTGTTGAAACAGAACGAATCTACGTTGCTGAGCTGGGTTCCATAATTAAAGGATACAAAATGGAATTAACTAATGAAGCAATGACTCATTTAGTACCAGCAGCATTAGTAGGCAAAGGAGATATTttatttggtaacttggaagatatttacatttttcacgGAGAAACGTTTTTaagagatttagaaaattgtatttcgAATACTGAACTTGTTGCATTGTGTTTTGTACAAAGg CGTGATGTGTTCTTCAGATTATATAGTTATTACTGTCAAAATATTCCAAGATCTGAAAAGTTACGAGAACAAATACAGAACGAACCTCAATTTCTTGCAACTTGTCAACAAAGACTCGGTCACAAATTACCTCTGGCCGCGTACCTTTTAAAACCCGTACAGCGTATTACAAAATATCAGTTATTATTGAAAGATCTTTTAAAATATAGCGAGGAACCATCATGTTGCACCGAATTACAGGAAGCATTAGATTGCATGCTTGTTGTATTAAAATGCGTTAACGACAGCATGCATCAGACGGCTATTACTGGATTTGCT GAAGATTTAAACGCACAAGGAGAGCTTTTATTACAAGGCTCTTTTAGCGTTTGGAGTAGTAGTAAACGAGAACGACTTCTTAGGTTGAAACCATCTCAACGTCATATTTTTTTGTATGAAAAGGCTCttatattttgtaaacataGTAAACCGCAAGCTCATAACAAAGCTACATACCATTTCAAAAGATATTTGAAG atGTCACAAATTGGACTCACAGAATCAGTTAAAGGTGATGCAAGACGTTTTGAAATTTGGCTTCAAGGTCGGGCCGAAGTGCATACAATACAAGCACCTACTATTGATATTAAACAATCTTGGGTGCGTCAAATTAAGGGGGTTTTAATGTCTCAATTAGCTGAACTTAAAGGAAAACAGAATTCTGCTCTCGGAAAGACTAATCATAA acCATTGCGCCAGACGATTTCGTGGGAAGCCCAAGGCAGTGTTTCTGGATCTTTACGAACTCTTTCAGTTGATGGTAGTAGTGTTGTAGGGAACATCACTGATCTTTTACAATCGACAGAAGATGATGTTGCCTGGAGTTCAGAAAACAGCAACACAGATGATGAAGATGCTTTTAGTGAAAATCCTGGTCCAGCTcct ggTGGAAGATACATAGCATTGGCTGATTATTGTGCAGTTGGACAGTCAGAAGTTACTATGCGTGAAGGAGACAACTTAGAACTTCTTAAAGTTGGATGTGCTGGTTGGTGGTTTGTAAAACTAATAGGTACCGGAATAGAAGGATGGGCTCCAGCAGCTTATTTGGAACCAATAAATCGAAAAACTTCGCGCAGTTCACAATCAGTGAATAGTCAAGAAACCATATGA
- the LOC100877974 gene encoding guanine nucleotide exchange factor DBS isoform X3, protein MILRRKSLHSCNCPCHQHCSTKCAEDVESMTGEIENGDLAIRDVADLLQSQYAIIAGGKTREGCPIITFPDNGNFHNLSDLDYQRLMLYLTSVPTLQEADLGFHLIIDRRNDKWNSVKTVLLKISGFFPGLVHVAYVLRPAGFLQKAISEVSNKLFREDFKFRVIFLANVAELHEFIDKDQLTEQLSGSLPYCHHTWIQNRISLEKFSSMTQDVSLALDSFTRRLAEIEFPNNTIATTSLLSQQQVEYNELKEEILSAARHGEALLDSVRQLTGKGTADRLGNVAAIERLLVQLEETERTFDLFWSHHSSRLRHCLALRQFEADFRELQATLDQHLKTIEEMTEVGETQARVEQLLCDTSAFQRICRGDIERAEEVISAGQQLLSGRHLCPTDVVEPKCVELQRICTILSQRLERRLHMLTKCRELMERIDKANAWCTRGIELLASQNNTTPADQALQDLQELIEAAEEFHHPRCIFQDSIMPETKALITQVLQRIEDVSLMCDKRIMTLKQQLIKPTRPVQTVTPEPVKPLQSLPQIVKPGRILKKANTMPKMEMSPIEGESSSPESESKDVEALRLKRGHVLAELVETERIYVAELGSIIKGYKMELTNEAMTHLVPAALVGKGDILFGNLEDIYIFHGETFLRDLENCISNTELVALCFVQRRDVFFRLYSYYCQNIPRSEKLREQIQNEPQFLATCQQRLGHKLPLAAYLLKPVQRITKYQLLLKDLLKYSEEPSCCTELQEALDCMLVVLKCVNDSMHQTAITGFAEDLNAQGELLLQGSFSVWSSSKRERLLRLKPSQRHIFLYEKALIFCKHSKPQAHNKATYHFKRYLKMSQIGLTESVKGDARRFEIWLQGRAEVHTIQAPTIDIKQSWVRQIKGVLMSQLAELKGKQNSALGKTNHKPLRQTISWEAQGSVSGSLRTLSVDGSSVVGNITDLLQSTEDDVAWSSENSNTDDEDAFSENPGPAPGGRYIALADYCAVGQSEVTMREGDNLELLKVGCAGWWFVKLIGTGIEGWAPAAYLEPINRKTSRSSQSVNSQETI, encoded by the exons ATGATTCTTCGACGAAAATCACTGCATAGCTGCAATTGTCCCTGTCATCAGCATTGCTCCACGAAATGTGCAG AAGATGTAGAGAGTATGACTGGTGAAATTGAAAATGGGGATTTGGCAATTAGAGATGTTGCAGACCTTCTCCAATCACAGTATGCTATAATAGcag GAGGGAAAACTCGAGAGGGTTGTCCTATAATTACGTTTCCTGATAATggcaattttcataatttatctgATTTGGATTATCAACGTCTCATGCTATATCTTACTTCTGTGCCAAC GTTACAGGAAGCTGATCTTggatttcatttaataattgataGAAGAAATGATAAATGGAACTCTGTAAAAACTGTGTTATTAAAAATCTCT GGATTTTTTCCTGGTTTAGTTCATGTTGCATACGTTTTACGTCCAGCTGGATTTTTACAGAAAGCTATTTCAGAAgtatcaaataaattatttagagaAGACTTTAAATTTAGAGTTATATTTTTAGCAAATGTTGCTGAGCTACATGAATTTATAGATAAAGATCAGTTAACTGAACAACTTAGTGGCAGTTTACCATACTGTCACCACACCTGGATACAAAATAGAATT AGTTTGGAAAAATTTTCATCAATGACACAAGACGTATCGCTCGCGTTGGATTCTTTTACACGGCGATTAGCCGAAATTGAATTTCCTAACAATACTATTGCAACTACATCTTTATTATCTCAACAACAAGTTGAATATAATGAATTAAAGGAAGAAATTCTTAGTGCTGCAAGACATGGTGAAGCACTTTTGGACAGTGTACGACAACTAACTGGTAAAGGAACAGCTGATAGATTAGGAAATGTGGCAGCAATAGAACG attactTGTTCAATTAGAAGAAACAGAACGAACTTTTGATTTGTTTTGGTCACATCATAGCTCTCGTTTGAGACATTGTCTAGCTTTAAGACAATTTGAAGCTGATTTTAGGGAGTTGCAAGCAACATTGGATCAACATTTAAAAACCATAGAAGAAATGACAGAAGTGGGAGAAACTCAAGCTAGGGTTGAACAGTTACTTTGTGACACATCAGCATTCCAAAGAATATGCAGA ggAGATATAGAACGAGCAGAAGAAGTAATATCTGCTGGCCAACAATTGCTATCTGGGAGGCATCTATGTCCTACAGATGTTGTGGAACCTAAGTGTGTGGAGTTACAAAGAATTTGTACTATTTTAAGTCAAAGACTGGAGAGACGGTTACATATGTTAACCAAATGCAGAGAACTTATGGAACGTATAGACAAG GCAAATGCATGGTGTACGCGTGGAATAGAATTGCTTGCATCACAAAACAATACAACACCAGCTGATCAAGCACTTCAAGATTTACAAGAATTAATTGAAGCTGCAGAGGAATTTCATCATCCTAGATGTATTTTTCAAGATTCTATAATGCCTGAAACTAAAGCTCTTATTACTCAA GTTTTACAAAGAATAGAAGATGTGTCTTTGATGTGTGATAAAAGAATCATGACATTAAAACAACAATTGATTAAACCTACAAGACCGGTTCAAACTGTAACTCCTGAACCAGTTAAGCCATTACAATCACTGCCCCAAATTGTAAAACCCGGTAGAATTCTTAAAAAAGCTAACACTATGCCGAAG ATGGAGATGAGTCCCATAGAAGGAGAATCTTCATCGCCAGAAAGTGAATCTAAAGATGTAGAAGCTTTACGGTTAAAACGCGGACATGTTTTAGCGGAACTTGTTGAAACAGAACGAATCTACGTTGCTGAGCTGGGTTCCATAATTAAAGGATACAAAATGGAATTAACTAATGAAGCAATGACTCATTTAGTACCAGCAGCATTAGTAGGCAAAGGAGATATTttatttggtaacttggaagatatttacatttttcacgGAGAAACGTTTTTaagagatttagaaaattgtatttcgAATACTGAACTTGTTGCATTGTGTTTTGTACAAAGg CGTGATGTGTTCTTCAGATTATATAGTTATTACTGTCAAAATATTCCAAGATCTGAAAAGTTACGAGAACAAATACAGAACGAACCTCAATTTCTTGCAACTTGTCAACAAAGACTCGGTCACAAATTACCTCTGGCCGCGTACCTTTTAAAACCCGTACAGCGTATTACAAAATATCAGTTATTATTGAAAGATCTTTTAAAATATAGCGAGGAACCATCATGTTGCACCGAATTACAGGAAGCATTAGATTGCATGCTTGTTGTATTAAAATGCGTTAACGACAGCATGCATCAGACGGCTATTACTGGATTTGCT GAAGATTTAAACGCACAAGGAGAGCTTTTATTACAAGGCTCTTTTAGCGTTTGGAGTAGTAGTAAACGAGAACGACTTCTTAGGTTGAAACCATCTCAACGTCATATTTTTTTGTATGAAAAGGCTCttatattttgtaaacataGTAAACCGCAAGCTCATAACAAAGCTACATACCATTTCAAAAGATATTTGAAG atGTCACAAATTGGACTCACAGAATCAGTTAAAGGTGATGCAAGACGTTTTGAAATTTGGCTTCAAGGTCGGGCCGAAGTGCATACAATACAAGCACCTACTATTGATATTAAACAATCTTGGGTGCGTCAAATTAAGGGGGTTTTAATGTCTCAATTAGCTGAACTTAAAGGAAAACAGAATTCTGCTCTCGGAAAGACTAATCATAA acCATTGCGCCAGACGATTTCGTGGGAAGCCCAAGGCAGTGTTTCTGGATCTTTACGAACTCTTTCAGTTGATGGTAGTAGTGTTGTAGGGAACATCACTGATCTTTTACAATCGACAGAAGATGATGTTGCCTGGAGTTCAGAAAACAGCAACACAGATGATGAAGATGCTTTTAGTGAAAATCCTGGTCCAGCTcct ggTGGAAGATACATAGCATTGGCTGATTATTGTGCAGTTGGACAGTCAGAAGTTACTATGCGTGAAGGAGACAACTTAGAACTTCTTAAAGTTGGATGTGCTGGTTGGTGGTTTGTAAAACTAATAGGTACCGGAATAGAAGGATGGGCTCCAGCAGCTTATTTGGAACCAATAAATCGAAAAACTTCGCGCAGTTCACAATCAGTGAATAGTCAAGAAACCATATGA
- the LOC100877974 gene encoding guanine nucleotide exchange factor DBS isoform X4, whose product MILRRKSLHSCNCPCHQHCSTKCADVESMTGEIENGDLAIRDVADLLQSQYAIIAGGKTREGCPIITFPDNGNFHNLSDLDYQRLMLYLTSVPTLQEADLGFHLIIDRRNDKWNSVKTVLLKISGFFPGLVHVAYVLRPAGFLQKAISEVSNKLFREDFKFRVIFLANVAELHEFIDKDQLTEQLSGSLPYCHHTWIQNRISLEKFSSMTQDVSLALDSFTRRLAEIEFPNNTIATTSLLSQQQVEYNELKEEILSAARHGEALLDSVRQLTGKGTADRLGNVAAIERLLVQLEETERTFDLFWSHHSSRLRHCLALRQFEADFRELQATLDQHLKTIEEMTEVGETQARVEQLLCDTSAFQRICRGDIERAEEVISAGQQLLSGRHLCPTDVVEPKCVELQRICTILSQRLERRLHMLTKCRELMERIDKANAWCTRGIELLASQNNTTPADQALQDLQELIEAAEEFHHPRCIFQDSIMPETKALITQVLQRIEDVSLMCDKRIMTLKQQLIKPTRPVQTVTPEPVKPLQSLPQIVKPGRILKKANTMPKMEMSPIEGESSSPESESKDVEALRLKRGHVLAELVETERIYVAELGSIIKGYKMELTNEAMTHLVPAALVGKGDILFGNLEDIYIFHGETFLRDLENCISNTELVALCFVQRRDVFFRLYSYYCQNIPRSEKLREQIQNEPQFLATCQQRLGHKLPLAAYLLKPVQRITKYQLLLKDLLKYSEEPSCCTELQEALDCMLVVLKCVNDSMHQTAITGFAEDLNAQGELLLQGSFSVWSSSKRERLLRLKPSQRHIFLYEKALIFCKHSKPQAHNKATYHFKRYLKMSQIGLTESVKGDARRFEIWLQGRAEVHTIQAPTIDIKQSWVRQIKGVLMSQLAELKGKQNSALGKTNHKPLRQTISWEAQGSVSGSLRTLSVDGSSVVGNITDLLQSTEDDVAWSSENSNTDDEDAFSENPGPAPGGRYIALADYCAVGQSEVTMREGDNLELLKVGCAGWWFVKLIGTGIEGWAPAAYLEPINRKTSRSSQSVNSQETI is encoded by the exons ATGATTCTTCGACGAAAATCACTGCATAGCTGCAATTGTCCCTGTCATCAGCATTGCTCCACGAAATGTGCAG ATGTAGAGAGTATGACTGGTGAAATTGAAAATGGGGATTTGGCAATTAGAGATGTTGCAGACCTTCTCCAATCACAGTATGCTATAATAGcag GAGGGAAAACTCGAGAGGGTTGTCCTATAATTACGTTTCCTGATAATggcaattttcataatttatctgATTTGGATTATCAACGTCTCATGCTATATCTTACTTCTGTGCCAAC GTTACAGGAAGCTGATCTTggatttcatttaataattgataGAAGAAATGATAAATGGAACTCTGTAAAAACTGTGTTATTAAAAATCTCT GGATTTTTTCCTGGTTTAGTTCATGTTGCATACGTTTTACGTCCAGCTGGATTTTTACAGAAAGCTATTTCAGAAgtatcaaataaattatttagagaAGACTTTAAATTTAGAGTTATATTTTTAGCAAATGTTGCTGAGCTACATGAATTTATAGATAAAGATCAGTTAACTGAACAACTTAGTGGCAGTTTACCATACTGTCACCACACCTGGATACAAAATAGAATT AGTTTGGAAAAATTTTCATCAATGACACAAGACGTATCGCTCGCGTTGGATTCTTTTACACGGCGATTAGCCGAAATTGAATTTCCTAACAATACTATTGCAACTACATCTTTATTATCTCAACAACAAGTTGAATATAATGAATTAAAGGAAGAAATTCTTAGTGCTGCAAGACATGGTGAAGCACTTTTGGACAGTGTACGACAACTAACTGGTAAAGGAACAGCTGATAGATTAGGAAATGTGGCAGCAATAGAACG attactTGTTCAATTAGAAGAAACAGAACGAACTTTTGATTTGTTTTGGTCACATCATAGCTCTCGTTTGAGACATTGTCTAGCTTTAAGACAATTTGAAGCTGATTTTAGGGAGTTGCAAGCAACATTGGATCAACATTTAAAAACCATAGAAGAAATGACAGAAGTGGGAGAAACTCAAGCTAGGGTTGAACAGTTACTTTGTGACACATCAGCATTCCAAAGAATATGCAGA ggAGATATAGAACGAGCAGAAGAAGTAATATCTGCTGGCCAACAATTGCTATCTGGGAGGCATCTATGTCCTACAGATGTTGTGGAACCTAAGTGTGTGGAGTTACAAAGAATTTGTACTATTTTAAGTCAAAGACTGGAGAGACGGTTACATATGTTAACCAAATGCAGAGAACTTATGGAACGTATAGACAAG GCAAATGCATGGTGTACGCGTGGAATAGAATTGCTTGCATCACAAAACAATACAACACCAGCTGATCAAGCACTTCAAGATTTACAAGAATTAATTGAAGCTGCAGAGGAATTTCATCATCCTAGATGTATTTTTCAAGATTCTATAATGCCTGAAACTAAAGCTCTTATTACTCAA GTTTTACAAAGAATAGAAGATGTGTCTTTGATGTGTGATAAAAGAATCATGACATTAAAACAACAATTGATTAAACCTACAAGACCGGTTCAAACTGTAACTCCTGAACCAGTTAAGCCATTACAATCACTGCCCCAAATTGTAAAACCCGGTAGAATTCTTAAAAAAGCTAACACTATGCCGAAG ATGGAGATGAGTCCCATAGAAGGAGAATCTTCATCGCCAGAAAGTGAATCTAAAGATGTAGAAGCTTTACGGTTAAAACGCGGACATGTTTTAGCGGAACTTGTTGAAACAGAACGAATCTACGTTGCTGAGCTGGGTTCCATAATTAAAGGATACAAAATGGAATTAACTAATGAAGCAATGACTCATTTAGTACCAGCAGCATTAGTAGGCAAAGGAGATATTttatttggtaacttggaagatatttacatttttcacgGAGAAACGTTTTTaagagatttagaaaattgtatttcgAATACTGAACTTGTTGCATTGTGTTTTGTACAAAGg CGTGATGTGTTCTTCAGATTATATAGTTATTACTGTCAAAATATTCCAAGATCTGAAAAGTTACGAGAACAAATACAGAACGAACCTCAATTTCTTGCAACTTGTCAACAAAGACTCGGTCACAAATTACCTCTGGCCGCGTACCTTTTAAAACCCGTACAGCGTATTACAAAATATCAGTTATTATTGAAAGATCTTTTAAAATATAGCGAGGAACCATCATGTTGCACCGAATTACAGGAAGCATTAGATTGCATGCTTGTTGTATTAAAATGCGTTAACGACAGCATGCATCAGACGGCTATTACTGGATTTGCT GAAGATTTAAACGCACAAGGAGAGCTTTTATTACAAGGCTCTTTTAGCGTTTGGAGTAGTAGTAAACGAGAACGACTTCTTAGGTTGAAACCATCTCAACGTCATATTTTTTTGTATGAAAAGGCTCttatattttgtaaacataGTAAACCGCAAGCTCATAACAAAGCTACATACCATTTCAAAAGATATTTGAAG atGTCACAAATTGGACTCACAGAATCAGTTAAAGGTGATGCAAGACGTTTTGAAATTTGGCTTCAAGGTCGGGCCGAAGTGCATACAATACAAGCACCTACTATTGATATTAAACAATCTTGGGTGCGTCAAATTAAGGGGGTTTTAATGTCTCAATTAGCTGAACTTAAAGGAAAACAGAATTCTGCTCTCGGAAAGACTAATCATAA acCATTGCGCCAGACGATTTCGTGGGAAGCCCAAGGCAGTGTTTCTGGATCTTTACGAACTCTTTCAGTTGATGGTAGTAGTGTTGTAGGGAACATCACTGATCTTTTACAATCGACAGAAGATGATGTTGCCTGGAGTTCAGAAAACAGCAACACAGATGATGAAGATGCTTTTAGTGAAAATCCTGGTCCAGCTcct ggTGGAAGATACATAGCATTGGCTGATTATTGTGCAGTTGGACAGTCAGAAGTTACTATGCGTGAAGGAGACAACTTAGAACTTCTTAAAGTTGGATGTGCTGGTTGGTGGTTTGTAAAACTAATAGGTACCGGAATAGAAGGATGGGCTCCAGCAGCTTATTTGGAACCAATAAATCGAAAAACTTCGCGCAGTTCACAATCAGTGAATAGTCAAGAAACCATATGA